One Streptomyces sp. R28 DNA window includes the following coding sequences:
- a CDS encoding SDR family oxidoreductase: protein MPSLDGAVVLVTGANGGLGTHFVHDALARGAAKVYATARSPRAWDDERIVPLTLDVTDRASIAAAVAAAADVTVLVNNAGAIPPSASLLDVTEADIRANMETNFFGPVFLARAFAPVLAAKKGSILIDVHSVASWYAFGGAYSASKAALWSATNSLRIEFAPMGVHVTGVHMGYVDTGMAAHADGPKMLPTQLVRTVYDAVEAGEYEVLADELTKGVKAALSGPVEALYPDLHSTDA from the coding sequence ATGCCCTCTCTCGATGGAGCAGTCGTCCTCGTCACCGGCGCCAATGGCGGTCTCGGCACCCACTTCGTCCACGACGCCCTGGCACGCGGCGCCGCCAAGGTCTACGCCACCGCCCGTTCCCCCCGCGCCTGGGACGATGAACGCATCGTCCCCCTGACCCTGGACGTCACCGACCGCGCGTCGATCGCCGCGGCCGTCGCCGCCGCGGCGGATGTCACTGTGCTCGTCAACAACGCGGGCGCCATCCCGCCGAGCGCGAGCCTGCTGGACGTCACCGAGGCGGACATCCGGGCGAACATGGAGACGAACTTCTTCGGGCCGGTCTTCCTCGCCCGCGCCTTCGCACCGGTCCTCGCCGCCAAGAAGGGGTCCATCCTCATCGACGTGCACTCCGTTGCCAGCTGGTATGCCTTCGGCGGCGCCTACAGCGCGTCCAAGGCCGCACTGTGGTCGGCCACCAACTCGCTGCGCATCGAGTTCGCACCCATGGGCGTCCACGTGACGGGTGTGCACATGGGCTACGTCGACACCGGTATGGCCGCGCACGCTGACGGACCCAAGATGCTGCCGACGCAGCTGGTGAGGACGGTCTACGACGCCGTCGAGGCCGGAGAATACGAGGTCCTGGCCGACGAGTTGACCAAGGGGGTCAAGGCGGCTCTGAGCGGCCCGGTCGAGGCGCTTTACCCGGACCTGCACAGCACGGACGCCTGA
- a CDS encoding alpha/beta fold hydrolase, giving the protein MSSTDTPNEAVITSYAKAPARTVTAGGVTYAYRELGPKGGIPVVFFVHLAATLDNWDPRIIDPVAKGRHVIAFDNRGVGASTGQVPDSVEAMADDAYTFIKALGYDKIDVFSFSLGGMVAQALVVKHPELVRKLVLTGTGPKGGKDMDKVARITYWDILRATLTRSDPKEFLFFNRNATGKAAARAFVNRLKERTVDRDADIKTKAFQTQLKAIKKGGRSAPDDLSSITQPTLIANGDNDRMVPSVLSEDLHRRIKGSELIIYPDSGHGGIFQYHQEFAPVAVEFLAR; this is encoded by the coding sequence ATGAGCAGCACCGACACCCCGAACGAAGCCGTCATCACCTCCTATGCGAAGGCCCCGGCCCGCACCGTCACCGCCGGCGGCGTCACCTACGCCTACCGCGAGCTGGGGCCGAAGGGCGGCATCCCCGTCGTCTTCTTCGTCCACCTCGCCGCGACCCTGGACAACTGGGACCCCCGCATCATCGACCCCGTCGCGAAGGGCCGTCACGTCATCGCCTTCGACAACCGCGGTGTCGGGGCGTCCACCGGCCAGGTGCCGGACAGTGTCGAGGCGATGGCCGACGACGCCTACACCTTCATCAAGGCGCTCGGGTACGACAAGATCGACGTCTTCTCCTTCTCCCTCGGCGGCATGGTCGCCCAGGCCCTGGTGGTCAAGCACCCCGAGCTCGTCCGCAAGCTGGTCCTCACCGGCACCGGGCCCAAGGGCGGCAAGGACATGGACAAGGTCGCCAGAATCACCTACTGGGACATCCTGCGCGCCACCTTGACCCGCTCGGACCCCAAGGAGTTCCTCTTCTTCAACCGCAACGCCACCGGCAAGGCCGCCGCGCGCGCGTTCGTCAACCGGCTCAAGGAGCGCACTGTCGACCGCGACGCGGACATCAAGACCAAGGCGTTCCAGACGCAGCTGAAGGCGATCAAGAAGGGGGGGCGCTCCGCCCCCGACGACCTGTCGTCGATCACGCAGCCCACCCTGATCGCCAACGGCGACAACGACCGCATGGTGCCGTCGGTCCTGTCGGAGGACCTGCACCGGCGTATCAAGGGCAGCGAGCTGATCATCTACCCCGACTCCGGGCACGGCGGCATCTTCCAGTACCACCAGGAATTCGCCCCCGTAGCGGTCGAGTTCCTGGCCCGATGA
- a CDS encoding TetR/AcrR family transcriptional regulator, which produces MGRGHMPIGRRERAKQAKRERIMTAARELFAEHGVSGVTTQQIAHRADVAIGTLYLYASTKAELLIMVQNEKFAAAIDVGLAAANAAVGQGVLEPVIALLRPVVECLREHTENGRTYLHELVFGDPAEPYRQAGLALAGRLEDGITGLLTHNEYIDAADAATLARVITAIIHISTTATLYLHRSDEAVLADIRDQIHATLTPHHRAA; this is translated from the coding sequence ATGGGACGCGGTCACATGCCGATCGGGCGCCGCGAGCGGGCCAAACAGGCCAAGCGCGAACGCATCATGACCGCAGCCCGCGAACTGTTCGCCGAACACGGCGTCAGCGGGGTCACGACACAGCAGATCGCCCACCGGGCCGACGTCGCGATCGGCACCCTCTACCTGTACGCGTCCACGAAGGCCGAGTTGCTGATCATGGTGCAGAACGAGAAGTTTGCCGCCGCCATCGACGTCGGCCTCGCCGCCGCCAATGCCGCCGTCGGACAGGGCGTACTGGAGCCGGTCATCGCTCTCCTCCGTCCCGTGGTGGAGTGCCTGAGGGAGCACACCGAGAACGGCCGCACATACCTGCACGAACTCGTCTTCGGCGACCCGGCCGAGCCCTACCGGCAAGCGGGTCTAGCCCTTGCCGGCCGCCTCGAGGACGGCATCACCGGCCTGCTCACCCACAACGAGTACATCGATGCCGCCGACGCGGCGACGCTGGCGCGGGTGATCACCGCGATCATCCACATCAGCACCACCGCCACTCTGTACCTGCACCGGAGTGACGAAGCCGTCCTCGCCGACATCCGCGACCAGATCCACGCCACCCTGACGCCCCACCACCGCGCGGCATGA
- a CDS encoding DUF4236 domain-containing protein: MPLTFRKSFRILPGVRLNINRHSWSITTGGRHGPRRTHSSTGRRTTSMDLPGPFGWRRTRAARRR; encoded by the coding sequence ATGCCCCTCACATTCCGTAAGAGCTTTCGGATCCTGCCCGGAGTGCGGCTGAACATCAACCGGCACTCCTGGTCCATCACCACCGGCGGTAGGCACGGTCCTCGGCGTACACACAGCAGTACCGGACGTCGTACGACATCGATGGATTTGCCCGGTCCTTTCGGGTGGCGTCGCACCCGTGCCGCCAGGCGACGTTGA
- a CDS encoding integrase has translation MTGRERKAINRNYFNSYVWKPAPAEAGVIAPLEEGNTNGARVWEPSREHGFHALRHFYASEELEAGESVVSLARWLGHSDPGFTLRKYSHFLPRIGARGSAAIDAIFA, from the coding sequence GTGACAGGACGCGAACGGAAGGCCATCAACCGGAACTACTTCAACTCCTACGTGTGGAAGCCCGCTCCGGCTGAGGCCGGCGTGATCGCTCCGCTGGAGGAGGGCAACACAAACGGCGCTCGCGTGTGGGAGCCATCCCGGGAGCACGGCTTCCACGCCCTGCGCCACTTCTACGCCTCCGAGGAACTGGAGGCTGGCGAATCGGTCGTCTCCCTGGCACGCTGGCTGGGGCACTCCGACCCCGGGTTCACGCTGCGGAAGTACTCCCACTTCCTGCCCCGCATCGGCGCACGAGGCAGTGCCGCCATCGACGCGATCTTCGCGTAG
- a CDS encoding NADP-dependent oxidoreductase yields the protein MRAFVVTKYKEPLQEADVPEPTVGEHDVLVRVEAAGLNPLDEKIRAGEFKQILPYKLPLILGNDVAGTVISVGTAVRGFKPGDEVYARPHQDRIGTFAERIAVAEGDLALKPASISMEEAGSLPLAALTAWQALVERGKVRPGQKVLIHAGAGGVGSIAIQLAAHLGASVATTASGSNADFVRALGADTVIDYRNQDFEQLLTGYDLVLDSLGGETLEKSLRVLKPGGKAIGIAGPPDPAFAREAGLNPLLRLAVTALSRKIRKQAKKLGVTYEFLFMRASGDQLRQITTLIDQGVVRPVVGKVVGFDQTPQALQSLSQGGTRGKAVIGNS from the coding sequence ATGCGAGCGTTCGTCGTCACCAAGTACAAGGAGCCGCTGCAGGAGGCGGACGTCCCCGAACCCACCGTGGGGGAGCACGACGTGCTCGTCCGGGTGGAGGCCGCCGGACTGAACCCGCTGGATGAGAAGATCCGCGCCGGTGAGTTCAAGCAGATCCTGCCCTACAAGCTGCCGCTGATCCTGGGCAACGACGTCGCGGGCACCGTCATCAGCGTCGGGACAGCGGTTCGCGGCTTCAAGCCCGGAGACGAGGTCTACGCCCGGCCCCACCAGGACCGCATCGGCACGTTCGCCGAGCGCATCGCCGTCGCGGAGGGCGACCTGGCGCTCAAGCCCGCATCGATCAGCATGGAAGAGGCGGGCTCGCTGCCGCTGGCGGCGCTCACGGCGTGGCAGGCGCTGGTGGAGCGCGGGAAGGTGCGGCCCGGGCAGAAGGTTCTCATCCACGCCGGGGCCGGCGGGGTCGGTTCGATCGCGATCCAGCTCGCCGCGCACCTCGGTGCGAGCGTCGCCACGACCGCCAGCGGTTCCAACGCGGACTTCGTGCGCGCGCTCGGCGCGGACACGGTGATCGATTACCGCAACCAGGACTTCGAGCAGCTCCTGACCGGCTACGACCTGGTGCTGGACAGCCTTGGTGGGGAGACTCTCGAGAAGTCCCTGCGGGTGCTCAAGCCCGGCGGCAAGGCCATCGGGATCGCCGGTCCCCCGGACCCCGCGTTCGCCCGCGAGGCCGGCCTGAACCCGCTGCTGCGCCTGGCGGTCACAGCCCTGAGCCGCAAGATCCGCAAGCAGGCCAAGAAGCTCGGCGTGACGTATGAGTTCCTGTTCATGCGCGCCAGCGGCGACCAGCTCCGCCAGATCACCACCCTCATCGACCAGGGCGTGGTGCGTCCGGTCGTGGGAAAGGTGGTCGGCTTCGACCAGACCCCGCAGGCACTGCAGTCCCTGTCCCAGGGTGGCACCCGCGGCAAGGCCGTCATCGGCAACAGCTGA
- a CDS encoding formylglycine-generating enzyme family protein — MDVTTGNEMIVIPPGQVTLSDRRTRRSWSVELAAYRLAAFPVTQALYAQVTGRRPSAARGDQLPVECVSWWEAVRFCNALSERDGFTPAYHLRGDGEGVEWDVEWDASADGYRLPTEAEWEHACRAGTTGPQYAPLDEIAWYRGNSDERIHAVGGKHPNSWGLYDMLGNVWDWCWDVYDAEVYGTYRVLRGGGWFDEHWSCRASARRRSHPTFQVDDVGFRIARSIV; from the coding sequence ATGGACGTGACTACGGGGAACGAGATGATCGTCATCCCGCCAGGGCAGGTGACGCTGTCGGACCGGCGGACGCGGCGCAGTTGGTCGGTCGAGCTTGCGGCGTACCGGCTCGCGGCATTCCCGGTCACCCAGGCGTTGTACGCGCAGGTCACGGGCCGGCGTCCGAGTGCCGCCCGTGGGGACCAGTTGCCCGTTGAGTGCGTCTCCTGGTGGGAGGCGGTGCGGTTCTGTAACGCCCTGTCCGAGCGTGACGGGTTCACGCCCGCGTACCACCTCCGTGGCGACGGCGAGGGTGTCGAGTGGGACGTCGAGTGGGACGCGTCCGCCGACGGGTACCGACTGCCGACCGAAGCCGAGTGGGAGCACGCCTGCCGTGCCGGTACGACCGGGCCGCAGTACGCGCCGCTCGACGAGATCGCCTGGTATCGCGGCAACTCGGACGAGCGTATCCACGCCGTGGGCGGCAAACACCCCAACTCGTGGGGTCTTTACGACATGCTCGGCAACGTCTGGGACTGGTGCTGGGACGTCTACGACGCCGAGGTCTACGGCACCTACCGGGTGCTCCGTGGTGGTGGTTGGTTTGATGAGCACTGGAGTTGCCGGGCCTCTGCGCGGCGCCGCAGCCACCCGACATTCCAGGTCGACGACGTAGGGTTCCGCATCGCGCGCTCCATCGTGTGA
- the argG gene encoding argininosuccinate synthase yields the protein MSKVLTSLPTGERVGIAFSGGLDTSVAVAWMRDKGAVPCTYTADIGQYDEPDIASVPGRAKTYGAEVARLVDCRAALVEEGLAALTCGAFHIRSGGRAYFNTTPLGRAVTGTLLVRAMLEDDVQIWGDGSTFKGNDIERFYRYGLLANPKLRIYKPWLDADFVTELGGRKEMSEWLVAHDLPYRDSTEKAYSTDANIWGATHEAKTLEHLDTGVETVEPIMGVRFWDPSVEIAAEDVTVGFEQGRPVTINGKEFASPVDLVMEANAIGGRHGLGMSDQIENRIIEAKSRGIYEAPGMALLHTAYERLVNAIHNEDTLAQYHNEGRRLGRLMYEGRWLDPQALMIRESLQRWVGAAITGEVTLRLRRGEDYSILDTTGPAFSYHPDKLSMERTEDSAFGPVDRIGQLTMRNLDIADSRAKLEQYVGLGLIGTGSPAVGASQAAATGLIGTMPEMPEGGAEAIASRGEVSEQDALLDRAAMESGTD from the coding sequence ATGTCCAAGGTCCTCACCTCCCTCCCCACCGGCGAGCGCGTCGGCATCGCCTTCTCCGGCGGACTCGACACCTCGGTCGCGGTCGCCTGGATGCGCGACAAGGGCGCCGTCCCGTGCACCTACACCGCCGACATCGGCCAGTACGACGAGCCCGACATCGCCTCGGTCCCCGGCCGCGCGAAGACCTACGGCGCCGAGGTCGCGCGTCTGGTCGACTGCCGGGCGGCGCTGGTCGAGGAAGGGCTGGCCGCGCTCACCTGCGGGGCGTTCCACATCCGCTCGGGCGGGCGGGCGTACTTCAACACCACGCCGCTCGGCCGCGCCGTCACCGGCACCCTCCTGGTGCGGGCGATGCTCGAGGACGACGTACAGATCTGGGGCGACGGCTCGACCTTCAAGGGCAACGACATCGAGCGGTTCTACCGGTACGGCCTGCTGGCCAACCCGAAGCTGCGGATCTACAAGCCCTGGCTGGACGCGGACTTCGTGACCGAGCTCGGCGGCCGCAAGGAGATGTCGGAGTGGCTGGTCGCCCACGACCTGCCCTACCGGGACTCGACGGAGAAGGCGTACTCCACCGACGCCAACATCTGGGGCGCCACCCACGAGGCCAAGACCCTGGAGCACCTGGACACCGGCGTCGAGACCGTCGAGCCGATCATGGGTGTCCGGTTCTGGGACCCGTCGGTCGAGATCGCCGCCGAGGACGTCACGGTCGGCTTCGAGCAGGGCCGTCCGGTCACCATCAACGGCAAGGAGTTCGCCTCCCCCGTCGACCTGGTGATGGAGGCCAACGCCATCGGCGGGCGCCACGGCCTGGGCATGTCCGACCAGATCGAGAACCGGATCATCGAGGCCAAGAGCCGCGGCATCTACGAGGCACCGGGCATGGCCCTGCTGCACACCGCCTACGAGCGCCTGGTCAACGCGATCCACAACGAGGACACGCTCGCCCAGTACCACAACGAGGGCCGGCGCCTGGGTCGCCTCATGTACGAGGGCCGCTGGCTGGACCCGCAGGCGCTGATGATCCGTGAGTCGCTGCAGCGGTGGGTCGGCGCGGCGATCACCGGTGAGGTCACCCTGCGCCTGCGGCGCGGCGAGGACTACTCGATCCTCGACACCACCGGCCCGGCGTTCAGCTACCACCCGGACAAGCTCTCGATGGAGCGCACCGAGGACTCGGCGTTCGGCCCGGTGGACCGGATCGGCCAGCTCACCATGCGCAACCTCGACATCGCCGACTCGCGCGCCAAGCTGGAGCAGTACGTCGGCCTCGGCCTGATCGGCACCGGCAGCCCCGCCGTGGGCGCCTCCCAGGCGGCCGCGACCGGGCTGATCGGCACGATGCCGGAGATGCCCGAGGGCGGCGCCGAGGCCATCGCCTCCCGCGGCGAGGTCTCCGAGCAGGACGCCCTGCTGGACCGCGCCGCGATGGAGTCGGGCACGGACTGA
- a CDS encoding helix-turn-helix domain-containing protein, with protein sequence MADDYLVRIGKLIRDARQHRGWTQTQLAEALGTSQSAVNRIERGNQNISLEMIARIGEALDSEIVSLGYAGPMHLRVVGGRRLSGSIDVKTSKNACVALLCASLLNKGRTVLRRVARIEEVYRLLEVLNSIGVRTRWINDGVDLEIVPPAELNMAAIDAEAAVRTRSIIMFLGPLLHRMTHFKLPYAGGCDLGTRTIEPHMIALRRFGLDVAATEGQYHAVVDRGVRPDRPIVLTERGDTVTENALLAAARHDGVTVIRNASSNYMVQDLCFFLEALGVRVEGIGTTTLTVHGVPNIDADVDYSPSEDPVEAMSLLAAAVVTESELTVCRVPIEFLEIELAVLEEMGLDHDRTPEYFADNGRTRLVDLTVRPSKLEAPIDKIHPMPFPGLNIDNVPFFAAIAAAAQGKTLIHDWVYDNRAIYLTDLNRLGGRLQLLDPHRVLVEGPTRWRAAEMMCPPALRPAVVVLLAMMAAEGTSVLRNVYVINRGYEDLAERLNSIGAQIEIFRDI encoded by the coding sequence ATGGCAGACGACTACCTCGTACGCATCGGCAAGCTCATCCGTGACGCCCGGCAGCACCGAGGCTGGACACAGACACAGCTGGCCGAGGCGCTCGGCACCTCCCAGAGCGCCGTCAATCGCATCGAGCGCGGCAACCAGAACATCAGCCTTGAGATGATTGCCCGAATCGGTGAGGCCCTGGACAGCGAGATCGTGTCCCTGGGATACGCCGGTCCGATGCATCTGAGGGTCGTCGGCGGACGTCGGCTGTCCGGTTCCATCGACGTCAAGACCAGCAAGAACGCATGCGTGGCCCTGCTGTGCGCCTCACTGCTCAACAAGGGCCGCACGGTGCTGCGCCGCGTCGCCCGCATCGAGGAGGTATACCGCCTTCTCGAGGTCCTCAACTCCATCGGCGTGCGCACCCGTTGGATCAACGACGGCGTCGACCTGGAGATCGTGCCGCCGGCCGAGCTGAACATGGCGGCGATCGACGCCGAGGCCGCCGTACGCACGCGGTCCATCATCATGTTTCTCGGCCCGCTGCTGCACCGTATGACCCACTTCAAGCTGCCGTACGCCGGCGGCTGCGACCTCGGTACGCGGACCATCGAGCCGCACATGATCGCGCTGCGCCGGTTCGGCCTGGACGTGGCGGCGACCGAGGGCCAGTACCACGCCGTGGTCGACCGTGGCGTACGCCCCGACCGGCCGATCGTGCTGACCGAGCGCGGCGACACCGTGACCGAGAACGCGCTGCTGGCCGCCGCGCGGCACGACGGCGTGACGGTCATCCGCAACGCGTCCTCCAACTACATGGTCCAGGACCTCTGCTTCTTCCTGGAGGCACTCGGCGTCCGGGTCGAGGGCATCGGCACCACCACGCTCACCGTGCACGGCGTGCCGAACATCGACGCGGACGTCGACTACTCCCCGTCCGAGGACCCGGTCGAGGCGATGAGCCTGCTGGCCGCCGCCGTGGTCACCGAGTCGGAACTGACGGTGTGCCGGGTACCGATCGAGTTCCTGGAGATCGAGCTGGCGGTCTTGGAGGAGATGGGCCTCGACCACGACCGTACGCCCGAGTACTTCGCGGACAACGGCCGTACGCGACTGGTGGACCTCACCGTCCGGCCCTCCAAGCTGGAGGCGCCGATCGACAAGATCCACCCGATGCCGTTCCCGGGTCTGAACATCGACAACGTCCCCTTCTTCGCGGCCATCGCGGCCGCCGCGCAGGGCAAGACGCTGATCCACGACTGGGTCTACGACAACCGCGCGATCTATCTGACCGACCTCAACCGCCTCGGCGGCAGGCTGCAGTTGCTGGACCCGCACCGCGTCCTGGTCGAGGGCCCGACCCGCTGGCGCGCCGCCGAGATGATGTGCCCGCCCGCGCTGCGGCCCGCCGTGGTCGTCCTGCTGGCGATGATGGCGGCGGAGGGCACGTCCGTACTGCGGAACGTGTATGTCATCAACCGCGGTTACGAGGACCTCGCCGAGCGCCTGAACTCCATCGGGGCGCAGATCGAGATCTTCCGGGACATTTGA
- a CDS encoding strictosidine synthase — translation MSTSPAAAPLEVKKRLTSSILLWVRTDQPRQTGMDHWKGPHSGIISATPGLEEYRQIHLAEHNKGLWPAIDGVQTAIPADRKIDGVAEVTFQSVLAPLKGREQTKLAYADEINVFRRTLLYAGPPNSSRWYDVAGPGQPVGARALIYLRRRDGVGTGAFRKFVNEQLAPALAASGVLKELRTQTFLPWIEKLWDTPDVAHDNPHDQHFHASVSLGFADTAARDAFFTGHVIEDLSDRLAPQVSAIHAYDVTATLTYVKNGEILPRYQE, via the coding sequence ATGAGCACGTCACCGGCCGCCGCGCCCCTGGAAGTGAAGAAGCGCCTCACCTCCTCGATCCTGCTGTGGGTGCGCACCGACCAGCCCCGCCAGACCGGCATGGACCACTGGAAGGGCCCGCACTCGGGGATCATCTCCGCCACCCCGGGCCTGGAGGAGTACCGGCAGATCCACCTCGCCGAGCACAACAAGGGCCTGTGGCCGGCCATCGACGGGGTCCAGACCGCGATCCCCGCCGACCGGAAGATCGACGGCGTCGCGGAAGTCACCTTCCAATCGGTGCTTGCACCCCTGAAAGGGCGCGAGCAGACGAAGCTGGCCTACGCCGACGAGATCAACGTGTTCCGCCGCACCCTTCTCTACGCCGGCCCGCCGAACTCCTCTCGGTGGTACGACGTCGCAGGCCCCGGACAGCCGGTCGGTGCCCGCGCTCTGATCTACCTGCGCCGCAGGGACGGGGTCGGCACCGGCGCCTTCCGGAAGTTCGTCAACGAGCAGCTCGCTCCCGCGCTCGCCGCCTCCGGAGTGCTGAAGGAGCTGCGCACGCAGACGTTCCTGCCCTGGATCGAAAAGCTCTGGGACACCCCGGACGTAGCCCACGACAACCCCCACGACCAGCACTTCCACGCCTCGGTCAGCCTCGGGTTCGCCGACACCGCGGCACGGGACGCCTTCTTCACCGGCCACGTGATCGAGGACCTGTCCGACCGGCTGGCGCCGCAAGTCTCCGCGATCCACGCCTACGACGTCACCGCCACCCTCACCTACGTCAAGAACGGCGAGATCCTCCCGCGCTACCAGGAGTGA
- a CDS encoding AAA family ATPase, whose amino-acid sequence MIIWLNGTFGAGKTTTANELIGLVPDATIFDAEYVGYMLGHVEKLPKLGDFQHWPPWRHLVVETAAQLLGYIGGPLVIPQTVLVEQYWTEIRTGLQKYGIPVQHYVLHSDPDTLTERIETDSATNAQFPKARQWRLDHRAVYRDALPWLTREGEVVDTARLSPSQVARLVADAVSAASP is encoded by the coding sequence GTGATCATCTGGCTGAACGGAACCTTCGGAGCGGGCAAGACCACCACCGCCAACGAGTTGATCGGCCTTGTCCCGGACGCGACGATCTTTGACGCCGAGTACGTCGGCTACATGCTGGGGCACGTCGAGAAGCTCCCGAAACTGGGTGACTTCCAGCACTGGCCACCATGGCGCCACCTGGTGGTGGAAACCGCCGCGCAATTGCTCGGCTACATCGGCGGGCCGCTGGTCATCCCCCAGACAGTGCTCGTCGAGCAGTACTGGACGGAGATCCGCACCGGCCTGCAGAAGTACGGCATCCCGGTCCAGCACTACGTGCTCCACTCCGACCCGGACACGCTGACCGAGCGGATCGAGACGGACAGCGCGACCAACGCCCAGTTCCCGAAAGCCCGCCAATGGCGCCTCGACCATCGCGCCGTCTACCGGGACGCGCTGCCCTGGCTGACCCGAGAGGGCGAGGTCGTCGACACCGCCCGGCTGTCCCCGTCACAGGTCGCCCGGCTGGTCGCGGACGCCGTTTCCGCAGCCTCTCCGTGA
- a CDS encoding enoyl-CoA hydratase/isomerase family protein, protein MSEQQSTIHYERTSPQIAKITFANPPVNLIVGETVLRLIEIVTELATDPDIQVVVFDSATPDFFYNHFDLAAAADFPAPEDPDAVPAWTNLVLELSRAPYITIAAIRGRTRGGGNELALALDLRYASREKAIFGQPEVGSGLLPGGGGSERLPRAIGRDRALEAILTSDDYDADTAERWGWVTRALPDSELDAFVGTVAARLASFDRTSLASAKAQINRASLPPDADLVAAYGEFTHSLTLPGFLTRAAGTQAVVEQAGIDFEYRLGHYIGIANQQR, encoded by the coding sequence ATGAGCGAGCAGCAGAGCACCATCCACTACGAACGCACCTCACCGCAGATCGCGAAGATCACCTTCGCCAACCCACCCGTCAACCTCATCGTCGGCGAGACGGTCCTGCGCCTCATCGAGATCGTCACCGAACTGGCCACGGACCCGGACATCCAGGTCGTGGTGTTCGACAGCGCCACCCCCGACTTCTTCTACAACCACTTCGACCTGGCCGCCGCCGCCGACTTCCCCGCCCCCGAGGACCCGGACGCGGTGCCGGCGTGGACGAATCTGGTCCTGGAACTCTCCAGAGCGCCGTACATCACGATCGCGGCCATCCGTGGACGCACCCGCGGCGGCGGGAACGAGCTCGCCCTCGCCCTCGATCTGCGCTACGCCAGTCGTGAGAAGGCGATCTTCGGACAGCCCGAGGTCGGCAGCGGACTGCTGCCCGGCGGTGGTGGCAGCGAACGCCTGCCCCGGGCCATCGGACGCGACCGCGCCCTGGAAGCCATCCTCACGAGCGACGACTACGACGCCGACACCGCCGAGCGTTGGGGCTGGGTCACCCGCGCCCTCCCCGACAGCGAACTCGACGCCTTCGTCGGCACCGTCGCCGCCCGGCTCGCCTCCTTCGACCGCACCTCACTCGCCTCGGCCAAAGCCCAGATCAACCGGGCATCCCTGCCCCCGGACGCGGACCTGGTCGCCGCGTACGGCGAGTTCACCCACTCCCTCACCCTCCCCGGGTTCCTCACCCGGGCCGCAGGCACGCAGGCCGTCGTCGAACAGGCCGGCATCGACTTCGAGTACCGTCTCGGGCACTACATCGGCATCGCCAACCAGCAACGCTGA